A DNA window from Ictalurus punctatus breed USDA103 chromosome 11, Coco_2.0, whole genome shotgun sequence contains the following coding sequences:
- the LOC128634010 gene encoding tissue factor pathway inhibitor — protein MLSGVGEIQPRSAVQSFRSRSSTSPERSLTQGDEEGRELHVVVNTNDPDYEHVYSIESYDDPMEEIVDFMPSVNQSQVREKREVKGEDPCILPLDEGECSRYTLRWYFNSQVSECRPFIYSGCGGNANRYAHKEECEQHCLQQSGDALGSMSGR, from the exons ATGTTGTCAGGTGTGGGAGAAATTCAGCCCCGTTCAGCGGTGCAGTCTTTCCGAAGTCGCTCCTCCACGTCCCCTGAGCGCTCACTAACCCAAGGGGACGAGGAGG gtcgTGAGCTGCACGTTGTGGTAAACACAAATGACCCAGATTATGAGCACGTTTACTCTATAGAGAGCTATGATGACCCCATGGAGGAAATCGTTGACTTCATGCCCTCGGTCAATCAGAGCCAAG TGCGAGAGAAAAGAGAGGTTAAAGGTGAAG aTCCGTGCATCTTGCCGCTGGATGAGGGCGAGTGCTCCAGATACACTCTTCGCTGGTACTTTAACTCTCAGGTGAGCGAGTGCAGACCCTTCATCTACAGCGGCTGCGGAGGAAACGCTAACCGCTACGCACACAAAGAGGAGTGTGAACAACACTGCCTACAACAGAGcggag ATGCTCTGGGGTCGATGAGCGGACGGTAA